In one Serinus canaria isolate serCan28SL12 chromosome 2, serCan2020, whole genome shotgun sequence genomic region, the following are encoded:
- the MYC gene encoding myc proto-oncogene protein produces the protein MPLSAGFSSKNYDYDYDSVQPYFYFEEEEENFYLAAQQRGSELQPPAPSEDIWKKFELLPTPPLSPSRRSSLAAGSCFPSTADQLEIVTELLGGDMVNQSFICDPDDETVKSIIIQDCMWSGFSAAAKLEKVVSEKLASYQAARREGCSAARPGPPPAAPPAPPPGLAASPAASASIYLHDLGAAAADCIDPSVVFPYPLSERAPRAAPPGANPASLLGVDTPPTTSSDSEEEQEEDEEIDVVTLAEANEYESSTESSSTETSEENSKPHQSPLVLKRCHVNIHQHNYAAPPSTKVEYPAAKRLRLDSGRVLKQISNNRKCSSPRTSGSSDSEENDKRRTHNVLERQRRNELKLSFFALRDEIPEVANNEKAPKVVILKKATEYVLSIQSEEHRLIAEKEQLRRRREQLKHKLEQLRNCCA, from the exons ATGCCGCTCAGCGCCGGCTTCTCCAGCAAGAACTACGACTACGATTACGACTCTGTGCAGCCCTACTTCTACTtcgaggaggaggaggagaactTCTACCTGGCGGCGCAGCAGCGGGGCAGCGAGCTGCAGCCCCCCGCCCCGTCCGAGGACATATGGAAGAAGTTTGAGCTGCTGCCCACGCCGCCCCTCTCCCCCAGCCGCCGCTCCAGCCTGGCCGCCGGCTCCTGCTTCCCCTCCACCGCTGACCAGCTGGAGATTGTGACCGAGCTCCTCGGGGGGGACATGGTCAACCAGAGCTTCATCTGCGATCCGGACGACGAGACCGTCAAGTCCATCATCATCCAGGACTGCATGTGGAGCGGCTTCTCCGCCGCCGCCAAGCTGGAGAAGGTGGTCTCGGAGAAGCTGGCGTCCTACCAGGCTGCCCGCCGAGAGGGGTGCTCTGCCGCCCGCCCCgggccgccgcccgccgcgccgccggcaCCGCCGCCCGGACTGGCCGCGTCGCCCGCCGCCTCCGCCAGCATCTACCTGCACGACCTgggtgccgccgccgccgacTGCATCGACCCCTCAGTGGTCTTTCCCTACCCGCTGAGCGAGCGGGCCCCGCGGGCCGCGCCGCCCGGCGCCAACCCCGCGTCCCTGCTGGGCGTCGACACGCCGCCCACGACCAGCAGCGACTCGG aagaagaacaagaggaagatgaggaaaTTGATGTTGTTACATTAGCTGAAGCAAATGAGTACGAATCCAGCACAGagtccagcagcacagagacatCAGAAGAGAACAGTAAGCCCCACCAAAGCCCGCTAGTTCTCAAAAGGTGTCATGTCAACATCCATCAGCACAATTatgctgctcctccctccacCAAGGTTGAATACCCAGCTGCAAAAAGGCTAAGGTTGGACAGTGGCAGAGTTCTCAAACAGATCAGCAACAACCGAAAATGCTCCAGTCCGCGCACATCAGGCTCGTCAGATTCGGAAGAGAACGACAAGAGGCGAACACACAATGTCTTGGAGCGCCAGAGGAGAAATGAGCTGAAGTTGAGTTTCTTTGCCTTGCGTGACGAAATACCCGAGGTGGCCAACAATGAAAAGGCTCCCAAGGTTGTCATCCTGAAAAAAGCAACGGAGTATGTTCTTTCCATCCAGTCAGAGGAACACAGACTGATTGCAGAGAAAGAGCAGTTGAGACGGAGGAGAGAACAGTTGAAACACAAACTTGAGCAGCTAAGGAACTGTTGTGCGTAG